A single genomic interval of Aphidius gifuensis isolate YNYX2018 linkage group LG6, ASM1490517v1, whole genome shotgun sequence harbors:
- the LOC122859897 gene encoding uncharacterized protein LOC122859897, which translates to MTFCRLNQQKIRADSYRGLIDHLQWTAEESDNHVGKMVILPSSFTGSPCNMLQYYQDAMAIVRKFGKPDLFITMTCSPNWREIKENLLPGQIASDRPDIVSKVFDIKKNELITVIKKQQLFGKVPAFVYVVKYQKRGLLHVHLLVTLNSNDKMTTPEKVNKFIVAEIPNSNVNPILHNIVIENMIHGL; encoded by the coding sequence ATGACTTTTTGTcgattaaatcaacaaaaaattcgTGCTGATAGTTATAGAGGATtgattgatcatttacaatggACAGCCGAAGAATCAGATAATCACGTAGGAAAAATGGTGATTCTGCCATCATCATTTACAGGTTCTCCATGTAATATGTTGCAATATTATCAAGATGCAATGGCTATTGTTAGGAAATTTGGTAAACCTGATCTTTTTATAACTATGACGTGTAGTCCGAATTGGCGagaaatcaaagaaaatttattacccGGCCAAATTGCATCTGACAGACCAGACATTGTTTCAAAAgtgtttgatataaaaaagaatgaaCTTATAACAGTAATAAAAAAGCAACAGTTATTCGGTAAAGTACCTGCATTTGTTTACGTagttaaatatcaaaaacgtGGACTTTTACATGTACATTTATTAGTTACTTTAAATAGTAATGATAAAATGACCACTCCTGAAAAAGTTAATAAGTTCATTGTGGCAGAAATTCCTAATTCAAACGTAAATCCCATATTGCATAATATTGTCATTGAAAATATGATTCATGGtctttga